In Halobacterium sp. CBA1132, a genomic segment contains:
- a CDS encoding M20 family metallopeptidase, which translates to MNEGSLAEYVHTHREELVALGLDLLAIDTSNPPGDTREIVAKIEEFLDPLPVDVERFAVDPAKPNLLVRVPGESDRTLLYNGHLDTVPFDDEAWAHDPLGERVDDRVYGRGATDMKGAVASMLFTIQAFAATDTEPPVDLLFAFVSDEEVGGDAGLPALLKNGDLNADACVIGEPTCEEGRHSVTVADRGSIWLTLEASGEGAHGSRPVLGVNAIDRLYNAVETVRERFGTQRLDIDPDVEPIVEESIEYYSPSMGEDVARDLFQYPSINLGILEGGDAINSVPQSAHAKIDVRLTAGVHTPDVLAGIRECVADCEGITIADVSWSVGTAEAPGSPLVEAVASTAADVTGERVFRRSATGGGDAKTLRNAGVSTVEFALGTDTVHAPDEYVPVDVLVDNAVVYAQLPEVWQFQIDQ; encoded by the coding sequence ATGAATGAGGGGAGTCTCGCCGAGTACGTGCACACCCACCGCGAGGAACTGGTCGCGCTCGGTCTGGATCTCCTCGCAATCGATACGTCCAACCCACCCGGCGATACGCGCGAAATCGTTGCCAAGATCGAGGAGTTCCTCGACCCGCTTCCCGTCGACGTCGAGCGGTTCGCGGTCGATCCGGCGAAGCCGAACCTGCTCGTTCGGGTTCCCGGTGAGTCGGACCGCACGCTGCTATACAACGGCCACCTCGATACCGTTCCGTTCGACGACGAGGCGTGGGCGCACGACCCCCTGGGAGAACGTGTGGATGACCGCGTCTACGGCCGGGGCGCAACCGATATGAAGGGCGCTGTGGCGTCGATGCTGTTCACGATTCAAGCCTTCGCAGCTACCGACACTGAGCCACCTGTCGACCTCCTGTTTGCGTTCGTGAGCGACGAGGAAGTAGGCGGAGACGCGGGCCTGCCCGCGCTGCTGAAGAATGGAGATCTCAACGCGGATGCCTGTGTTATCGGGGAGCCGACCTGCGAGGAGGGGCGGCACTCCGTCACGGTCGCGGACCGGGGCAGCATCTGGCTGACGCTCGAAGCCAGCGGTGAGGGCGCCCATGGCTCCCGGCCAGTACTCGGCGTCAACGCAATTGACCGACTCTACAATGCCGTGGAGACCGTGCGCGAACGGTTCGGCACCCAGCGCCTCGATATTGACCCTGACGTGGAGCCGATCGTCGAAGAGTCCATCGAATACTACAGCCCGTCGATGGGCGAAGACGTCGCTCGAGATCTGTTTCAGTATCCCTCGATCAATCTCGGCATCCTCGAGGGGGGCGACGCGATAAACAGCGTTCCACAGTCCGCTCACGCCAAGATCGACGTGCGGTTGACAGCGGGTGTCCACACGCCCGACGTGCTCGCGGGGATTCGGGAGTGTGTCGCCGACTGCGAGGGTATCACAATAGCCGACGTCTCGTGGAGCGTCGGGACCGCCGAGGCTCCTGGCAGTCCGCTCGTCGAAGCTGTCGCGTCGACGGCGGCGGACGTCACGGGCGAGCGTGTCTTCCGGCGGAGTGCCACGGGCGGCGGGGACGCCAAGACCCTCCGAAACGCGGGGGTGTCGACTGTCGAGTTCGCGCTCGGAACCGACACCGTCCATGCGCCCGACGAGTACGTCCCTGTCGACGTGCTCGTCGATAACGCGGTCGTCTACGCACAGCTTCCAGAAGTGTGGCAGTTCCAGATAGATCAGTAG
- a CDS encoding class I SAM-dependent methyltransferase, producing MGHHTFDAAKATKLEGAATRYRYLSREELLWALDPNESETVADLGSGTGFYTDTIAPHVGQVYAIDIQEAMHEYYRDKGVPENTELVTSGVDSLPFETGKIDTAVSTMTYHEFASAQARTELARVLAPGGRLVIGDWSADGAGEDGPPLEERFTAGEVTSALRDAGFEIDFQATRPETFLVVGCLQ from the coding sequence ATGGGTCATCACACATTCGATGCTGCCAAAGCGACGAAACTCGAGGGTGCGGCGACACGGTATCGGTATCTCTCTCGAGAGGAGCTTCTCTGGGCCCTTGATCCGAATGAATCCGAGACCGTCGCTGATTTGGGTAGCGGAACCGGCTTCTACACAGATACAATCGCGCCGCACGTTGGTCAGGTCTATGCAATTGATATCCAAGAGGCGATGCACGAGTACTACCGCGACAAGGGTGTTCCGGAGAACACCGAGCTCGTGACGTCTGGTGTGGATAGTCTCCCGTTCGAGACCGGCAAAATAGATACAGCCGTCTCGACGATGACGTATCACGAGTTCGCGAGTGCACAGGCCCGCACCGAACTCGCACGCGTTCTCGCTCCCGGCGGTCGCCTCGTCATTGGCGACTGGTCAGCGGACGGCGCCGGCGAAGACGGCCCGCCGTTGGAAGAACGCTTCACTGCCGGTGAAGTGACGTCAGCACTTCGCGACGCCGGCTTCGAAATCGACTTCCAGGCGACCCGACCGGAGACCTTCCTGGTCGTGGGTTGTCTCCAATGA
- a CDS encoding helix-turn-helix domain-containing protein, with translation MAESMSEMLRRDMQCEGLLECFHDLKTIDKDIFQLLQDRQEPLTVDEIAEQVDRERSTAYRSVQRLLQAGFIQKEQVNYEQGGYYHVYHPRDADEITNEMQRTLNDWYAKMGQLISEFEEKYENESQPAAPAES, from the coding sequence ATGGCTGAATCAATGAGTGAGATGCTCCGGCGGGACATGCAGTGTGAGGGACTGCTGGAGTGTTTCCACGACCTCAAGACGATCGACAAGGACATCTTCCAGCTGCTTCAGGACCGCCAGGAACCACTCACCGTCGACGAAATCGCAGAACAGGTCGACCGTGAACGGTCGACCGCGTACCGGAGCGTCCAGCGGCTGCTCCAGGCGGGCTTCATCCAGAAGGAACAGGTGAACTACGAGCAGGGTGGCTACTACCACGTCTACCATCCGCGTGACGCCGACGAGATCACCAACGAGATGCAGCGGACGCTCAACGACTGGTACGCGAAAATGGGCCAGCTCATTAGCGAGTTCGAAGAGAAGTACGAAAACGAATCGCAACCCGCAGCACCCGCTGAGAGTTAA
- a CDS encoding rhodanese-like domain-containing protein yields the protein MEELPPNEFSELVHDGDEDLLVVDIRHEADFEDWHIPGSVNVDVYDELTDDPEQAKDALSDLPREKRIVTVCAAGVVSQTATEVLNELGYDAVTLTDGMNGWSRIHRHAEVPADLDSTLVQVARPGKGCLSHALVSDGEAAVFDPSHYLDEYELILDEYDATLVGVFDTHAHADHVSGAAELADRHDTSYYLHPKDALALDATPLEDGQAVPVGQTDVEVIHTPGHSEGSVSFDIEGAALLTGDTLFHESVGRVELGVEAGIEDSDVERNAATLYESLQRLLDRPDDALVLPAHDLGSPEPPVAATLAEVKDQNDDLGRDREEFVEELAADIPDHPPNFERVKRTNVGQESVPADELAELELGPNNCAAE from the coding sequence ATGGAGGAACTACCGCCGAACGAATTTAGCGAACTGGTACACGACGGCGACGAAGACCTGCTCGTCGTCGATATCCGCCACGAAGCAGACTTCGAGGACTGGCATATCCCGGGGAGTGTCAACGTCGACGTCTACGACGAACTCACTGACGACCCCGAACAGGCCAAAGACGCCCTCTCCGACCTGCCACGTGAGAAGCGGATTGTTACGGTCTGTGCCGCAGGTGTCGTCTCCCAGACTGCAACAGAGGTCCTCAACGAACTGGGCTACGACGCAGTAACGCTTACCGACGGAATGAATGGATGGAGCCGCATCCATCGGCACGCAGAAGTACCAGCCGACCTCGATAGCACGCTCGTTCAGGTCGCGCGTCCGGGAAAGGGCTGTCTTTCACACGCTCTCGTCTCGGACGGGGAGGCCGCCGTCTTCGACCCGTCGCACTATCTCGACGAGTACGAACTGATCCTCGACGAGTACGATGCCACCCTCGTCGGCGTCTTCGACACGCACGCCCACGCCGACCACGTCTCCGGAGCCGCAGAGCTCGCCGACCGACACGATACATCCTACTACCTTCACCCGAAAGACGCGCTCGCGCTTGACGCGACACCCCTCGAAGACGGCCAGGCCGTCCCGGTCGGACAGACCGACGTCGAGGTCATTCACACGCCAGGCCACAGTGAGGGAAGCGTCTCATTCGACATCGAGGGGGCGGCGTTGCTCACGGGCGACACACTCTTCCACGAGAGTGTGGGACGCGTCGAACTTGGCGTCGAAGCAGGCATCGAGGATTCCGATGTCGAACGGAACGCGGCAACACTCTACGAGAGTCTCCAGCGATTGCTCGATCGACCGGACGACGCGCTCGTCCTGCCGGCCCACGACCTTGGGTCCCCTGAACCGCCAGTCGCTGCGACCCTTGCTGAAGTCAAAGACCAAAACGACGATCTGGGCCGCGACCGGGAGGAATTCGTCGAGGAACTCGCAGCGGACATTCCGGACCATCCGCCGAACTTCGAACGTGTCAAGCGGACGAACGTGGGACAAGAGTCGGTTCCAGCCGACGAGCTGGCCGAGCTGGAACTGGGCCCCAACAACTGCGCCGCCGAGTAA
- a CDS encoding thioredoxin domain-containing protein: protein MDIPSPITRRRAVLGGIGTVLAGGSIVYGASRLDASQDSKVPTAAPFHTSSNTTGFEIDLQGHPIMGPLDAPIDMYYWSDYQCPFCRRFEQNTLPKIIRNHVQSGTVRVVFIEFPYMGKTSMTAAVMDRCVWRQVREDTPQAYWRWHSTMFDKQGSKNSGWASKANLLDITRGVDGVDASAVDSCMQTHRSEIEMSINEDMNRASQFGIRGTPAFILYNRDADAAGKLVGAQPYDRFDTAISRVQNV from the coding sequence ATGGATATTCCGTCTCCGATCACACGACGGCGTGCGGTTCTTGGTGGTATCGGAACGGTCCTCGCTGGTGGTAGCATCGTCTACGGAGCTTCGAGACTAGACGCAAGCCAGGATTCGAAAGTTCCGACTGCGGCCCCGTTCCACACCAGTTCCAACACGACCGGGTTTGAAATTGACCTGCAGGGCCATCCGATAATGGGGCCATTAGACGCCCCTATCGATATGTACTACTGGAGTGACTACCAGTGCCCCTTCTGCCGTCGCTTCGAGCAGAATACGCTTCCGAAGATAATCCGGAACCACGTCCAATCGGGCACCGTTCGGGTTGTCTTCATCGAGTTTCCCTACATGGGCAAAACGTCGATGACCGCGGCAGTGATGGATCGCTGTGTCTGGCGGCAGGTGAGAGAGGACACCCCTCAGGCATACTGGCGGTGGCATTCGACTATGTTCGACAAGCAGGGCTCGAAGAACTCGGGATGGGCATCGAAAGCAAACCTCTTGGATATCACTCGGGGCGTCGACGGTGTTGATGCGAGTGCTGTCGATTCGTGTATGCAGACCCATCGAAGCGAGATTGAGATGTCGATTAACGAAGATATGAACCGGGCGTCACAGTTCGGTATCCGTGGGACGCCTGCCTTCATTCTCTACAATCGCGATGCAGATGCCGCCGGTAAACTCGTCGGGGCCCAACCGTACGACCGATTCGATACCGCAATTTCACGGGTGCAGAACGTATGA
- a CDS encoding cytochrome c biogenesis CcdA family protein — protein MALFASSSILVAAYAAGVLMFFAPCSVGLLPAYLSYFYTQGEDAARADQSDASGPVRTALLVNGILVFLVGAIPLFYMAVAGIRVLLPGYELIVPLAKLGTGSYYPPVAVVVVGTLLMLLGLGRRAVVDGLRVGGFVTAGVVAVYLLIGGVVLLLGQWIEPYLVSMELLVGPLLIGIGIMYYYNLSPLQSIRLPERDSATIPAFFVFGIVYGVGSLACNLPVFLGMILTSFTTEGLVQGLAVFGSFGAGMGTLVLGVSVVARVTGSSLSLGKYGQSARYAGSLAFVLIGVYVTWYSLRSFGYIPGGAMFG, from the coding sequence ATGGCGTTGTTTGCTTCATCATCGATACTTGTGGCGGCATACGCTGCGGGTGTCTTGATGTTCTTTGCCCCCTGTAGTGTTGGGCTCCTCCCTGCGTACCTCTCGTACTTTTATACACAAGGCGAAGATGCAGCGCGAGCAGACCAATCGGACGCGTCTGGTCCTGTCCGGACAGCCCTCCTAGTTAATGGCATTCTGGTGTTTCTCGTCGGGGCGATCCCGCTCTTCTACATGGCGGTTGCCGGTATTCGGGTTTTGCTCCCCGGTTATGAGCTGATCGTCCCACTCGCGAAACTCGGAACAGGGAGTTACTATCCCCCAGTCGCCGTTGTCGTCGTCGGCACACTCCTCATGCTCTTGGGACTCGGTCGACGTGCAGTGGTCGATGGACTTCGCGTCGGCGGGTTCGTGACGGCCGGCGTGGTCGCTGTCTATCTGCTTATTGGCGGTGTCGTGCTTCTCCTCGGCCAGTGGATCGAACCGTATCTCGTGTCGATGGAACTCCTCGTTGGGCCGCTCTTGATCGGTATCGGTATCATGTACTACTACAACCTTTCTCCGCTGCAGTCGATCCGCCTCCCTGAGCGAGATTCAGCAACGATTCCAGCCTTCTTTGTGTTCGGTATCGTGTACGGAGTTGGCAGTCTAGCGTGTAATCTGCCGGTCTTTCTGGGGATGATTCTCACGTCATTCACGACGGAAGGGCTCGTGCAGGGACTTGCCGTGTTTGGCTCATTCGGAGCGGGTATGGGGACACTCGTTCTCGGTGTCAGTGTGGTCGCACGCGTTACGGGGAGTTCACTCTCGCTTGGCAAATACGGACAGTCCGCTCGCTACGCTGGCAGTCTGGCCTTCGTACTGATCGGCGTCTACGTGACGTGGTATTCGCTCCGGTCGTTCGGGTATATCCCTGGCGGAGCGATGTTCGGATAG
- a CDS encoding rhodanese-like domain-containing protein, which yields MSGIGPSRLDDRRSDDDVFVLDIRPEQEYRENHISGSTNAPVYHDLQQGRLEALDSHLDAIPDDTEVVTVCKAGIVARKATEYLEDAGYTATTLTGGFTGWRQYERNTVLYRIASFLRKIVR from the coding sequence ATGAGTGGAATTGGCCCGTCGCGACTTGACGACCGGCGATCCGACGACGATGTTTTCGTTCTCGACATTCGTCCCGAACAGGAGTACCGGGAGAACCACATTTCGGGCAGCACCAACGCACCGGTGTACCACGACCTGCAACAAGGCCGTCTCGAAGCGCTCGACTCCCATCTGGACGCGATTCCAGACGACACGGAAGTCGTCACAGTGTGTAAGGCGGGTATCGTCGCTCGGAAAGCGACCGAGTACCTCGAAGACGCGGGCTACACAGCCACGACGCTTACCGGCGGATTCACTGGATGGCGACAGTACGAGCGAAATACAGTGCTGTATCGGATTGCCTCCTTTCTACGAAAAATTGTCCGATAG
- a CDS encoding helix-turn-helix domain-containing protein produces MESREGNPSASLLEVFADDYSRTILLAAEEEPRTAKDLSEVCDASLATIYRRISTLRSHDLIAVHSTIGSGGEHKQLFETTVEAFHVSIADGEFELSVETRDELADNFASLWENFREST; encoded by the coding sequence ATGGAGAGTCGTGAGGGCAATCCGTCTGCGTCCCTCCTCGAAGTCTTTGCGGACGACTACTCACGCACGATTCTACTTGCAGCTGAGGAGGAGCCACGAACGGCAAAGGATCTTAGCGAGGTCTGTGACGCGTCGCTGGCGACCATTTACCGTCGCATCTCCACATTACGGAGCCATGATCTCATTGCCGTCCATTCGACGATCGGCTCCGGTGGAGAGCACAAACAGCTGTTCGAGACGACGGTCGAGGCGTTCCACGTTTCAATCGCCGACGGTGAGTTCGAACTCTCCGTCGAAACACGTGATGAACTCGCCGATAATTTCGCTTCGCTTTGGGAGAACTTCCGGGAGAGCACATGA
- a CDS encoding MBL fold metallo-hydrolase, with protein sequence MSNTDIEASEVARRIAEDDAEDLFVLDVRNEDDYEEWQIPGSTNVPIYDELLQYDYSGLEDNLDDLPEDEEIAVVCVGGVTSARAADFLREHGFDAKSIPDGMNAWGRVHREYDVDSADGITQIVRPGTGCVSYLAHDGDKAVVVDPTQYIDQYLNVADDNDLDIIGVADTHAHADHVSGARRLAGELDVPYYLHSEDAGELDDVTEIKDGDTIAVGDRALDVLHTPGHTPGSVSFRFDDALLSGDTLFLRSVGRPDLEDGSEEAVREASSRLFDSLTTLTDLSDETFVLPGHFSDEQVRPLATALGDLQAETTNELLSYVEDGDEETFVETIVESLAEEPANYNEIKQINWGKEQPSGDVETLELGPNNCAAN encoded by the coding sequence ATGAGCAATACTGATATCGAGGCGTCCGAAGTCGCACGCCGCATCGCCGAGGACGACGCCGAGGACCTATTCGTCCTCGACGTCCGCAACGAGGACGACTACGAGGAGTGGCAGATCCCGGGAAGCACGAACGTTCCCATCTACGACGAACTCCTCCAGTACGACTATTCGGGACTGGAAGACAATCTCGACGACCTCCCCGAAGATGAAGAAATCGCTGTCGTCTGTGTCGGGGGCGTCACGTCCGCCCGCGCTGCCGACTTCCTCCGCGAACACGGGTTCGACGCCAAATCCATCCCCGACGGCATGAACGCCTGGGGGCGCGTCCACCGCGAATACGACGTGGATAGCGCCGACGGCATCACCCAGATCGTTCGCCCCGGGACGGGCTGTGTGTCCTACCTCGCACACGACGGCGACAAAGCCGTCGTCGTCGACCCGACCCAGTACATCGACCAGTACCTGAACGTCGCGGACGACAACGACCTCGACATCATCGGGGTCGCTGACACGCACGCGCACGCCGACCACGTCTCCGGCGCCCGCCGTCTCGCCGGCGAACTCGACGTGCCCTACTATCTCCACTCCGAGGATGCGGGCGAACTCGACGACGTCACCGAAATCAAGGACGGAGACACCATTGCCGTCGGCGACCGAGCCCTCGATGTGCTGCACACCCCCGGTCACACGCCCGGCAGCGTCTCGTTCCGGTTCGACGACGCGCTCCTCTCCGGGGACACGCTGTTCCTGCGGAGCGTCGGTCGACCCGACCTCGAGGATGGCTCCGAGGAGGCCGTTCGCGAGGCGTCCAGCCGGCTATTCGACAGCCTCACCACGCTAACCGATCTCTCAGACGAGACGTTCGTCCTCCCCGGCCACTTCAGTGACGAGCAGGTTCGACCGCTTGCGACGGCGCTCGGCGACCTGCAGGCGGAGACGACGAACGAACTGCTGAGCTACGTCGAGGACGGCGACGAGGAGACGTTCGTCGAGACCATCGTTGAGAGTCTCGCCGAGGAGCCCGCGAACTACAACGAGATCAAGCAGATTAACTGGGGCAAAGAACAGCCCAGTGGCGACGTCGAGACGCTCGAACTCGGCCCCAACAACTGCGCCGCGAACTAA
- a CDS encoding sulfite exporter TauE/SafE family protein yields the protein MVAVFVGFGLLIGTLFGFFGMGGSFLVTPALLVMGYPSTVAVGSGLAFVFGTSVIGALRHRDHGQVDYKLAAIMTVAMTIGIEGGKSVVFFLEATGMADLIINVAYVGLLAAVGLLTLRDAWSDDDDTETSSDLADRVQSIHIPPMVTLRGGVRVSGTIIFAVGLVIGVLSGFLGVGGGFLLMPAMMYGLGVPAAIAVGTDILQITISGAFGAFTYAQSGSVALPVVAFLLVGSALGARVGAGATNLVDEDEIKGYFAAMLLAGSLAVASNKLGTVYGIDLLNTLSTVLIFGAALLVSGAVVLAAVCRLRNDRTGTWCRLTTS from the coding sequence ATGGTCGCGGTGTTCGTCGGGTTCGGCCTGCTCATCGGGACCCTGTTCGGGTTCTTCGGTATGGGCGGGTCGTTCCTCGTCACACCTGCACTACTCGTGATGGGCTATCCATCGACAGTCGCCGTCGGAAGCGGGCTCGCGTTCGTCTTCGGGACGAGCGTCATCGGCGCGCTCCGCCACCGCGACCACGGCCAGGTCGACTACAAGCTCGCAGCGATCATGACCGTCGCGATGACCATCGGCATCGAGGGCGGGAAGAGCGTCGTGTTCTTCCTCGAAGCCACCGGGATGGCCGACCTCATCATCAACGTCGCGTACGTCGGCCTGCTCGCCGCTGTGGGGCTGCTCACGCTCCGGGACGCGTGGTCCGACGACGACGATACCGAGACGAGTAGCGACCTCGCGGACCGCGTCCAATCGATTCACATCCCGCCGATGGTGACGTTACGCGGCGGCGTCCGCGTCTCGGGGACGATTATCTTCGCCGTGGGGCTCGTCATCGGCGTCCTCTCGGGCTTCCTCGGCGTGGGCGGCGGGTTCCTCCTCATGCCGGCGATGATGTACGGGCTCGGGGTTCCTGCTGCAATCGCCGTAGGAACTGACATCCTCCAGATCACGATCTCGGGCGCGTTCGGCGCGTTCACCTATGCCCAGTCGGGCTCGGTCGCGCTGCCCGTCGTCGCGTTCCTGCTCGTCGGGAGCGCGCTCGGGGCTCGCGTCGGGGCGGGTGCGACGAACCTCGTCGACGAGGACGAGATCAAGGGCTACTTCGCGGCGATGCTGCTCGCGGGGAGTCTCGCCGTCGCGTCGAACAAACTTGGGACGGTCTACGGGATCGACCTGCTCAACACGCTGAGCACGGTGCTCATCTTCGGCGCGGCGCTGCTCGTCAGTGGCGCCGTCGTCCTCGCCGCCGTCTGCCGGCTCCGGAACGACCGGACCGGGACGTGGTGCCGGCTCACCACGTCGTAG
- a CDS encoding MFS transporter: protein MSTETDLKQGIREHLGQFSLHVLLVFATGLTIGSERAVVPVLGRDVLGVESLLVIGSFVVSFGFVKGLLNLYAGKWGGEYGRKPVLVLGWATALPLPIILIYAPSWAWITVGNVLLGINQALTWSMAINAKIDIAGPDQRGLAVGIDEAFGYTGVAVGAWVTGVIAAQTSLRPEPFYFLAAVVVLAFLISIFLIKETVHLAELEVEDDDHHDANLPFVEVLKRATYGDKTLFAAAQAGHIEKFVDTLFWLAVPLYLTSQGLGIAAVGFVVAVHSAMYFLQIATGGLADRIGRRPPVLVGMFLAGAGVLGMVLVDGYLPWVVLSGVSGLGMALLYPNLMTVPGDAAHPTWRATGMGVYRMWRDTGYGVGAILIGLSMELLSIEAAFYVIALLMFVSGAIVYVWMQETHPDFGTHEPPAPE, encoded by the coding sequence ATGAGTACGGAAACTGACCTCAAACAGGGTATCCGTGAGCACCTCGGGCAGTTCTCACTCCACGTCCTGTTGGTGTTCGCCACGGGGCTGACTATTGGGTCCGAACGGGCCGTCGTCCCGGTACTGGGCCGTGACGTCCTCGGCGTCGAGTCCCTGCTCGTCATCGGCTCGTTCGTCGTCTCATTCGGCTTTGTCAAGGGCCTCCTGAACCTCTACGCCGGCAAATGGGGCGGCGAGTACGGCCGCAAGCCCGTACTCGTCCTCGGCTGGGCGACCGCACTCCCGCTGCCCATCATCCTCATCTACGCCCCGAGCTGGGCGTGGATCACTGTCGGGAACGTCTTACTGGGGATCAACCAAGCGTTGACCTGGAGCATGGCAATTAACGCCAAAATCGACATCGCGGGCCCCGACCAGCGCGGCCTCGCAGTCGGTATCGACGAAGCGTTCGGGTACACCGGCGTCGCCGTCGGCGCCTGGGTGACGGGTGTCATCGCCGCCCAGACGAGCCTTCGACCGGAGCCGTTCTACTTCCTCGCTGCTGTCGTCGTGCTGGCGTTCCTCATCTCGATCTTCCTGATCAAGGAGACGGTCCACCTCGCGGAGTTGGAGGTTGAGGACGACGACCATCACGACGCGAACCTGCCGTTCGTCGAGGTGCTGAAGCGCGCGACCTACGGCGACAAGACGCTGTTCGCCGCTGCCCAGGCGGGACACATCGAGAAGTTCGTCGACACGCTGTTCTGGCTCGCCGTCCCGCTGTATCTCACCAGTCAGGGGCTCGGCATCGCGGCGGTCGGATTCGTCGTCGCCGTCCACAGCGCGATGTACTTCCTCCAGATCGCGACCGGCGGCCTCGCCGACCGCATCGGACGCCGACCACCGGTCCTCGTCGGGATGTTCCTCGCCGGCGCGGGCGTCCTCGGAATGGTCCTCGTCGACGGCTACCTCCCATGGGTTGTACTCTCCGGGGTGTCGGGGCTCGGGATGGCGTTGCTCTACCCGAACCTGATGACAGTGCCTGGAGACGCCGCGCACCCGACGTGGCGTGCGACCGGCATGGGCGTCTACCGGATGTGGCGGGACACCGGCTACGGCGTCGGCGCCATCCTCATCGGCCTCTCGATGGAGTTGCTGAGCATCGAGGCCGCGTTCTACGTAATTGCCCTGTTGATGTTCGTCTCAGGAGCGATCGTGTACGTCTGGATGCAGGAAACCCATCCCGACTTCGGGACGCACGAACCGCCCGCTCCGGAGTGA
- the trxA gene encoding thioredoxin: MAENLEEIRQRKLEELRDRAESAQRTEATTQTPMTPIQINGQTALTETVDEHDVVLVDFHADWCGPCQMLEPVVETIAADTDATVAKVDIDANQQLAAEYGVRSVPTLVLFADEQPVERLIGMQDESRLRTVIENHI, encoded by the coding sequence ATGGCGGAGAATTTAGAGGAGATTCGACAGCGGAAACTGGAGGAGCTTCGTGACAGAGCCGAGTCAGCGCAGAGGACCGAGGCCACCACGCAGACTCCAATGACGCCGATCCAGATCAACGGACAGACCGCGCTGACTGAAACTGTCGACGAGCACGACGTCGTGCTCGTGGACTTCCACGCGGACTGGTGTGGGCCGTGCCAGATGCTCGAACCAGTCGTCGAAACCATCGCCGCCGACACCGACGCGACGGTCGCAAAGGTCGATATTGACGCGAACCAACAGCTCGCCGCCGAGTACGGCGTTCGAAGCGTCCCCACGCTCGTCCTGTTCGCGGACGAGCAGCCGGTCGAGCGGCTGATCGGAATGCAAGACGAATCACGGCTTCGCACCGTTATCGAAAACCACATTTGA
- a CDS encoding helix-turn-helix domain-containing protein, translated as MSLYEASIRVKHECPYRSVSERYPDLTIREWPLSDCQVLEITSEETPTDELLEEIDQLGTVLHESADEDGYHVVTQSCLCSLDESIIDRFEKHNCLYQSPTIYRQGWEHYTVIAFDGEDIRALLDDLRSDREIELLSKTSISEKQVPHSMLAPVDQLFENLTDRQVAALQLALETGYYEQPRKTSLRDLAEQTSVARSTYEEHLRKAENKLLTNAGQFLRLVTATTTSNPLQVETTPQEEQAAD; from the coding sequence ATGAGTCTTTACGAGGCGTCGATCCGGGTCAAACACGAGTGTCCGTACCGGTCGGTCTCGGAACGCTACCCGGACTTAACGATACGCGAGTGGCCGCTGAGCGACTGCCAAGTTCTCGAAATCACATCCGAGGAGACGCCCACCGACGAGTTACTCGAGGAGATCGATCAGCTCGGCACCGTGCTGCACGAGTCAGCGGACGAGGACGGGTATCACGTCGTTACGCAGTCCTGTCTCTGCTCGCTCGACGAATCGATTATCGACCGATTCGAGAAACATAATTGCCTGTATCAGTCCCCGACGATCTACCGACAGGGCTGGGAGCACTACACAGTGATTGCGTTTGATGGAGAAGACATCCGGGCGCTGCTCGATGACTTGCGCTCTGATAGAGAGATCGAACTCCTCTCGAAAACCTCGATTTCAGAGAAACAGGTTCCGCACAGTATGTTGGCCCCGGTCGACCAGCTCTTCGAAAACCTCACAGACCGGCAGGTGGCAGCCCTCCAGTTAGCGCTCGAAACGGGCTACTACGAACAGCCACGGAAGACGTCGCTGCGTGACCTCGCCGAGCAGACGTCCGTCGCTCGCTCGACGTACGAAGAACACCTTCGAAAGGCGGAGAACAAACTCCTCACGAACGCGGGTCAGTTCCTCCGGTTAGTCACTGCGACGACGACATCGAACCCGCTACAGGTCGAAACAACCCCGCAGGAAGAACAGGCCGCCGACTAA